One window of the Candidatus Microbacterium colombiense genome contains the following:
- a CDS encoding LLM class flavin-dependent oxidoreductase — MKAFGFLSFGHYADVQGSATRTAGDMLKQTIAIAEGADEIGVNGASVRVHHWARQAASPMPLLAAMAARTQRIEVGTGVIDMRYENPLQFAEEAAALDLIADGRIALGVSRGSPETALRGYETFGYLDQEDPERGGVLAREKFDIFLRAIDGEGLAPGDPRMVGAGRYLAIEPQSPTLRDHIWWGSGSRATAEETGRKGLNMMSSTLVTEATGQPFHELQREQIDLFRTAYKDAGHTGAPRVSVSRSVFPLISDMDRAYFGLRSEENGDQIGVIDGFRSTFGKTYAAEPDVLIEQLKKDEAVMSADTLMLTIPNQLGVDYNLHVLQAFAEHVAPALGWKPNTEGAVQGYAI, encoded by the coding sequence ATGAAGGCTTTCGGATTCCTCTCTTTCGGGCACTACGCCGATGTGCAGGGCTCGGCGACCCGCACGGCGGGCGACATGCTGAAGCAGACCATCGCGATCGCCGAGGGTGCCGATGAGATCGGTGTCAACGGCGCCTCGGTGCGTGTGCACCACTGGGCACGCCAGGCGGCGTCGCCCATGCCGCTGCTGGCCGCGATGGCTGCACGCACGCAGCGCATCGAGGTCGGCACCGGTGTCATCGACATGCGCTACGAGAACCCGCTGCAGTTCGCGGAGGAGGCGGCTGCGCTCGATCTGATCGCCGACGGACGCATCGCGCTCGGCGTGAGCCGTGGGTCACCCGAGACGGCTCTGCGCGGGTACGAGACCTTCGGCTACCTCGACCAGGAGGATCCGGAGCGCGGTGGCGTCCTCGCCAGAGAGAAGTTCGACATCTTCCTGCGGGCGATCGACGGTGAGGGACTCGCTCCCGGCGACCCGCGGATGGTGGGTGCCGGCCGGTACCTCGCGATCGAGCCGCAGTCGCCGACGCTGCGTGATCACATCTGGTGGGGATCCGGCTCGCGCGCGACCGCCGAGGAGACCGGGCGCAAGGGGCTCAACATGATGAGTTCCACGCTCGTGACCGAGGCGACCGGGCAGCCGTTCCACGAGTTGCAGCGTGAACAGATCGACCTGTTCCGGACCGCGTACAAGGATGCCGGTCACACCGGTGCTCCACGCGTCTCGGTGAGTCGTAGCGTGTTCCCGCTGATCTCCGACATGGACCGCGCCTACTTCGGGCTGCGCAGTGAGGAGAACGGCGACCAGATCGGTGTGATCGACGGCTTCCGCTCGACGTTCGGTAAGACCTACGCGGCAGAGCCTGATGTGCTGATCGAACAGCTGAAGAAGGATGAGGCCGTGATGTCGGCCGACACCCTGATGCTGACGATCCCGAATCAGCTGGGTGTCGACTACAACCTGCATGTGCTCCAGGCGTTCGCCGAGCACGTGGCTCCCGCCCTGGGGTGGAAGCCGAACACGGAGGGCGCCGTGCAGGGCTACGCGATCTGA
- a CDS encoding carboxypeptidase regulatory-like domain-containing protein, translated as MRARGKGTLVGAVVVLTAALLAAPASAATTTTWATWQPLTGTGGAYTTTVAIAAQPAVTATMTSDSRAGQVGVISGASVWLAQGTPVGAKYGSSLNQPYLNLRPKADNASSPSTTTYSFPAPTPASGWAFVLGDIDADAVRIHAIGADGQVLTAAELGFQGGFNYCAPGIVGKPSCTGAADDVPVWNPATLTLTGNAAAADTSGAAAWFEPNVPIRSLSVVFTRRAGFPVYQTWFASLTRDITGTVTDVVDGPLEGVALTLVDANGTVVGTSTTGIDGSYAFPGFVATDGYLVRVSPPAGKIATGATVQAADLTDADAVADFTVRDIVPVAVSGQVTDDDGDPVPGVTVTIDGQTATTDADGRYLFDSVPVGTHTATITAPPGYTITDAPAPFTIPADSEVPIENIDFELAENPALSGTVTSNGSGVAGVTVTASGAGGTRSTVTDANGTYSFPRLSAGDYDITITTPGGYVADGPVTRAEAVGADDIDDVDFALARLGAFDGVVRTAGGDPVGGVGIRITGPTGPQQQTTDADGSFGLGALPPGTYTLTVVAPDGTTIVGPATRTVVITAAGEAVADQDFTLSAVVVTPSPTPTPTDTASPTPGVGAGGGPLAGTGLGPETFAWAAAGGVVLILGATLLIVSRRRRSKRE; from the coding sequence ATGCGTGCGCGTGGCAAGGGCACTCTCGTCGGAGCAGTCGTGGTACTGACGGCGGCTCTGCTCGCCGCGCCCGCGTCGGCGGCCACCACCACCACCTGGGCGACCTGGCAGCCCTTGACGGGCACGGGCGGCGCCTACACGACCACCGTCGCCATCGCCGCACAACCGGCCGTGACGGCGACGATGACGAGCGACTCCCGCGCCGGCCAGGTGGGTGTGATCTCCGGGGCATCCGTGTGGTTGGCGCAGGGCACGCCCGTCGGGGCGAAGTACGGTTCGAGCCTGAATCAGCCCTACCTGAACCTGCGGCCCAAGGCGGACAACGCGTCGAGCCCGTCGACCACGACCTACTCATTCCCCGCACCGACGCCCGCGTCGGGGTGGGCCTTCGTGTTGGGCGACATCGACGCCGATGCGGTGCGCATCCACGCGATCGGTGCCGACGGGCAGGTACTCACCGCGGCCGAGCTCGGCTTCCAGGGCGGGTTCAACTACTGTGCCCCCGGAATCGTGGGAAAGCCCTCCTGCACAGGCGCCGCGGATGACGTGCCCGTCTGGAACCCGGCGACACTCACCCTCACCGGCAACGCGGCTGCGGCCGACACCAGTGGCGCGGCCGCCTGGTTCGAGCCGAACGTGCCGATCCGTTCCCTCAGCGTCGTCTTCACCCGTCGCGCCGGGTTCCCGGTGTACCAGACCTGGTTCGCCTCCCTGACCCGTGACATCACGGGTACCGTCACCGATGTGGTCGACGGCCCGCTCGAGGGCGTCGCGCTGACTCTGGTCGACGCCAACGGCACGGTCGTCGGCACGAGCACGACCGGCATCGACGGCTCCTACGCGTTCCCCGGGTTCGTCGCGACCGACGGATACCTCGTGCGCGTGAGCCCTCCGGCCGGGAAGATCGCGACGGGAGCGACCGTGCAGGCCGCCGACCTCACGGATGCGGATGCCGTCGCCGACTTCACCGTGCGCGACATCGTGCCTGTCGCAGTCTCGGGGCAGGTCACCGACGACGACGGAGACCCTGTGCCGGGCGTGACAGTGACGATCGACGGCCAGACCGCGACCACCGATGCCGATGGGCGCTACCTGTTCGATTCGGTTCCGGTGGGCACGCACACCGCGACGATCACCGCCCCTCCTGGATACACGATCACCGATGCTCCTGCGCCGTTCACGATTCCCGCCGACAGCGAGGTTCCCATCGAGAACATCGACTTCGAGCTGGCCGAGAACCCCGCACTGAGCGGTACGGTGACGTCGAACGGCAGCGGCGTGGCGGGAGTCACCGTCACGGCGAGCGGTGCGGGAGGCACCCGCAGCACGGTGACCGATGCGAACGGCACCTACTCGTTCCCACGACTGTCGGCGGGAGACTACGACATCACGATCACGACTCCGGGCGGCTACGTCGCCGACGGACCCGTCACCCGCGCCGAGGCGGTGGGTGCGGATGACATCGACGACGTGGACTTCGCGCTCGCGCGCCTGGGTGCTTTCGACGGTGTCGTGCGCACCGCCGGCGGCGATCCGGTCGGTGGAGTCGGCATCCGGATCACGGGTCCGACAGGGCCACAGCAGCAGACGACCGATGCCGACGGATCATTCGGGCTCGGTGCCCTCCCGCCGGGTACGTACACGCTCACGGTGGTCGCGCCGGACGGGACGACGATCGTCGGCCCCGCGACGCGCACCGTGGTGATCACGGCTGCGGGTGAGGCGGTCGCGGATCAGGACTTCACGCTCTCGGCCGTGGTGGTCACGCCGAGCCCGACTCCGACACCGACCGACACCGCGAGTCCGACCCCCGGCGTCGGCGCCGGCGGCGGTCCGCTCGCCGGTACCGGACTCGGACCCGAGACGTTCGCGTGGGCCGCCGCCGGCGGGGTCGTGCTCATCCTCGGTGCAACGCTGCTGATCGTGTCGCGCCGGCGGCGTTCGAAGCGGGAGTGA
- a CDS encoding methyltransferase produces MSDTPAPVPEPVQCAAFAADLDAADLRSEPLRRLWGEEADDALARGMREPILRAIAGDTGVLATLGRLFVLGMPQPVPTVATALPRLGIDGLVSLGLAVADADTVSPVALLRPQSFVDADGVGEWWIASDLDEVALDGALPADHVLGVGGASRTLAEIVVPIEVDRALDLGTGCGIQALLVARRAGTVIATDISARALAYAEMNALINGVGNIEFRRGSMFEPVEGEAFDLIVSNPPFVITPRGEHVPEYEYRDGGLVGDALVELFVRTAPMFLTAGGIAQLLGNWESRAGVTGLARLEAWVPTDLDLWVVEREQLTPLAYAELWIRDGGTTPRDAAFTPLLTAWLDDFAARDVSSIGFGYVLLRRGVGTPLRRTERLAQHVSGVGEALGTGLHGHDLLDGGIPATLITASDVTEARHLLPGNDDPSVIELRQGGGFARTINVDPALAAFVGACDGELTVGQIAAALADLFEVPLADLWAEMEPRIRALVLDGFLVPAE; encoded by the coding sequence GTGTCCGACACCCCCGCACCCGTTCCCGAGCCCGTGCAGTGCGCTGCTTTCGCCGCCGATCTCGACGCCGCCGACCTCCGATCAGAGCCTCTGCGGCGGCTGTGGGGAGAAGAGGCCGACGATGCCCTGGCCCGGGGGATGCGCGAACCGATCCTTCGCGCCATCGCCGGCGACACCGGGGTGCTGGCGACGCTCGGCCGACTGTTCGTGCTCGGCATGCCGCAGCCGGTGCCGACGGTCGCCACCGCGCTTCCGCGCCTGGGAATCGACGGACTCGTCTCGCTCGGACTCGCGGTGGCGGATGCCGACACCGTGAGCCCCGTCGCCCTGCTCCGGCCGCAGTCGTTCGTCGATGCCGACGGCGTGGGGGAATGGTGGATCGCGAGCGATCTGGATGAGGTCGCGCTCGACGGTGCGCTCCCGGCCGATCACGTGCTGGGGGTCGGCGGGGCTTCGCGCACGCTCGCGGAGATCGTCGTGCCCATCGAGGTGGACCGCGCCCTCGACCTCGGCACCGGGTGCGGCATCCAGGCACTGCTCGTCGCTCGTCGGGCGGGAACCGTGATCGCGACCGACATCTCGGCGCGGGCGCTCGCGTATGCCGAGATGAACGCCCTCATCAACGGTGTCGGGAACATCGAGTTCCGCCGGGGGAGCATGTTCGAGCCTGTCGAGGGCGAGGCTTTCGACCTGATCGTGTCGAATCCCCCGTTCGTCATCACCCCGCGCGGCGAGCATGTGCCGGAGTACGAGTACCGCGACGGGGGACTGGTGGGTGACGCGCTGGTCGAGCTCTTCGTGCGCACGGCACCGATGTTCCTCACCGCGGGCGGCATCGCGCAGTTGCTCGGCAATTGGGAGTCGCGCGCCGGCGTGACAGGTCTCGCTCGCCTCGAGGCCTGGGTGCCGACCGATCTCGACCTGTGGGTGGTCGAGCGCGAACAGCTCACCCCGTTGGCGTACGCGGAGCTGTGGATCCGCGACGGTGGCACCACCCCGCGCGACGCGGCCTTCACCCCGCTGCTGACCGCCTGGCTCGACGACTTCGCCGCGCGCGACGTGTCGTCGATCGGCTTCGGCTATGTGCTGCTGCGCCGAGGCGTCGGTACGCCCCTCCGGCGTACCGAACGGCTCGCACAGCACGTCTCGGGGGTCGGAGAGGCACTGGGCACCGGCCTGCACGGGCATGATCTGCTCGACGGCGGCATCCCGGCGACGCTGATCACGGCGTCCGATGTCACCGAGGCGCGCCACCTGTTGCCCGGCAATGACGACCCGAGCGTGATCGAACTGCGCCAGGGCGGCGGCTTCGCGCGCACCATCAACGTCGACCCCGCGCTCGCCGCATTCGTCGGCGCCTGTGATGGGGAGCTCACCGTCGGTCAGATCGCCGCGGCGCTCGCGGACCTGTTCGAGGTGCCTCTCGCGGATCTCTGGGCGGAGATGGAGCCGCGCATCCGGGCTCTTGTGCTCGACGGCTTCCTGGTGCCGGCGGAATAG